The following proteins are co-located in the Dromiciops gliroides isolate mDroGli1 chromosome 2, mDroGli1.pri, whole genome shotgun sequence genome:
- the LOC122743940 gene encoding WD repeat domain-containing protein 83-like gives MAFPEPRPTKPELPRKSVRSLHCRQGALRAVSFNVDGRYCLTCGSDKSLSLCSPLRGTLLRIYSGHGAEVLDAAGSFDNSRLCSGGCDRAVLFWDVASGQILRKFRGHAGKVNCVQFNEEATVIVSGSIDSSVQCWDCGSQRPDPVQILDEAKDGISSIKLSDHEILAGSVDGRSRRYDLRMGELAADYVASPITCVCFSKDGQCTLVSSLNSTLRLLDKDTGELLGEYTGHKNREYKLDCCLSKRDTHVVSASEDGNVFFWDLVEGTLALTLPVGQGVVQSLAFHPTEPCLLTASEGTVQCWREESFVAEDDLMT, from the coding sequence ATGGCATTCCCAGAGCCCAGACCAACGAAGCCCGAGCTGCCTCGGAAGTCCGTGCGGAGCCTGCACTGCCGCCAGGGAGCCTTGCGGGCCGTGAGCTTCAATGTTGATGGGCGATACTGCCTGACCTGTGGCAGTGACAAGTCCCTCTCCCTATGCAGCCCACTGCGGGGGACCTTGCTGCGGATCTACAGTGGCCACGGGGCCGAGGTGCTGGACGCTGCAGGCTCATTTGACAACAGCCGCCTGTGCTCTGGGGGATGCGACCGAGCTGTTCTGTTTTGGGATGTGGCATCAGGCCAGATTCTTCGAAAATTCCGGGGCCATGCAGGGAAGGTGAATTGTGTTCAGTTCAATGAAGAAGCCACGGTGATTGTGTCTGGCTCCATCGATTCCAGCGTCCAATGCTGGGACTGCGGGTCACAACGCCCCGACCCTGTCCAGATCCTAGATGAAGCCAAAGATGGTATATCCAGTATAAAGTTGTCAGACCATGAAATCCTAGCAGGTTCTGTGGATGGACGGTCACGACGCTATGACCTTCGGATGGGAGAGCTGGCTGCAGACTATGTGGCAAGTCCCATCACTTGTGTGTGCTTTAGCAAAGATGGCCAGTGCACACTCGTCTCCAGCCTTAACTCTACCCTTCGACTTCTAGACAAAGACACAGGGGAGCTGCTTGGAGAGTACACAGGGCACAAGAATCGTGAATACAAGCTGGATTGCTGCCTGAGCAAGCGCGATACCCATGTGGTCAGTGCCTCTGAGGATGGAAACGTCTTCTTCTGGGACCTGGTGGAGGGCACTCTGGCTTTGACCCTGCCTGTGGGCCAAGGTGTAGTCCAGTCTCTGGCCTTCCACCCCACCGAGCCCTGCCTGCTGACTGCCTCAGAAGGTACTGTCCAGTGCTGGCGAGAAGAATCTTTTGTAGCAGAAGATGACCTGATGACTTGA